One genomic region from Candidatus Tisiphia endosymbiont of Dioctria linearis encodes:
- the gyrA gene encoding DNA topoisomerase (ATP-hydrolyzing) subunit A, with amino-acid sequence MAIIDHQNLISVNIEDEMKGSYLDYAMSVIVSRAIPDVRDGLKPVHRRILYAMYEASNYFNKPHRKSARIIGDVMGKYHPHGDAAIYDSLVRMAQDFSLRLPLINGQGNFGSRDGDAPAAMRYTESRLAKVTHTLLEDIDKETVDFAPNYDGSEREPTVLPSMFPNLLVNGTNGIAVGMATNIPPHNLGEIIDACCLYVDNNDIEILDLMSVVKGPDFPTACIVLGTSGIRSAYLTGRGSILTRGRAEIEEIANNRQAIIITEIPYMVNKAKLVEKIAELVKEKRIEGISDLRDESNKDGIRVVIEIKKDVVAEVVLNQIYSYTQLQTSFGVIMLALKDGLPEVMNLKEVIAAFVNFREIVITRRTIYLLNKARDKAHILLGLIIAVSNIDEVIRIIKSSSDPASAKEQLMQRTWDASTIINLVKLVDDRAVIADDGNCYFTETQTKAILEMRLQRLTAMEKNKLENDLAEIAEEITGYTAILSSRERLLEILKNELIRIKDEFATPRLTSIEFGDFDQDIEDLIQREEMVVTVTLGGYIKRVPLATYRAQNRGGKGRSGLSMRDEDITTQIFVGSTHTPMLFFSNIGQVYSLKLYKLPLGNPQSKGRPIVNILPLKKGEHINNIMPLPENQDEWDSLNIIFATSQGNIRRNDLSDFKRIQSNGKIAIRLDDNDLLIDVKVCKDEDHVLLATKSGKAIRFPASSVRVFKSRTSDGVRGMRLASGDYVISMTILKGISCTMDERETYRSIPLEERLLIADGKEFTPEEYGVNLTKEQILEMALSEEFILTVTENGFGKRSSAYEYRITNRGGSGVVNMDVSNKTGLVVGVMPVNMSDELMLITNNGKLIRCKLESVRITGRNTSGVILFKTEQEEKVVSVALIAESPETEEENMQDDSDDGEVLPE; translated from the coding sequence GTGGCTATTATAGATCATCAAAACTTAATATCTGTTAACATTGAAGATGAGATGAAAGGCTCATACTTAGATTATGCAATGAGTGTAATTGTCAGTAGGGCTATTCCAGATGTACGCGATGGTCTAAAGCCAGTACATCGCAGAATCCTTTATGCAATGTATGAAGCTTCTAACTACTTTAACAAACCTCATCGTAAGTCAGCGAGAATTATTGGTGATGTAATGGGTAAATATCATCCACATGGTGATGCGGCAATTTATGACTCATTAGTGAGAATGGCACAGGATTTTTCTTTAAGATTACCACTAATTAATGGTCAAGGTAATTTTGGTTCGAGAGATGGTGATGCACCTGCTGCTATGAGGTATACAGAGTCAAGACTGGCTAAAGTCACTCATACATTGCTTGAAGATATTGACAAAGAAACCGTTGATTTTGCTCCAAATTATGATGGTTCTGAGAGAGAGCCTACAGTATTGCCATCAATGTTTCCAAATCTCTTAGTGAATGGCACTAATGGTATTGCTGTGGGTATGGCTACTAACATTCCACCTCATAATCTTGGAGAAATTATTGATGCTTGCTGCCTATATGTTGATAATAATGATATAGAAATATTAGATCTTATGTCAGTGGTTAAAGGACCTGACTTTCCGACTGCTTGTATTGTGCTTGGTACAAGCGGTATTAGGTCAGCTTATTTAACGGGCAGGGGGAGTATTCTAACTAGAGGTCGGGCAGAAATTGAAGAGATTGCTAATAATAGACAGGCTATTATTATTACAGAAATACCATATATGGTTAATAAAGCTAAATTAGTTGAGAAAATTGCTGAATTAGTCAAAGAAAAACGGATAGAGGGTATCAGCGATCTTAGAGATGAATCAAATAAAGATGGTATTAGAGTAGTAATTGAAATAAAGAAAGACGTGGTAGCTGAAGTAGTGCTAAACCAAATATATTCTTATACTCAGTTACAAACCAGTTTTGGGGTGATTATGTTAGCTCTAAAAGACGGGCTACCAGAAGTTATGAACTTAAAAGAAGTAATAGCGGCTTTTGTTAATTTTAGAGAAATAGTAATCACTCGGAGAACGATATATTTATTAAATAAGGCTCGGGATAAAGCTCATATTTTATTGGGACTAATTATTGCAGTTAGTAACATTGATGAAGTTATTAGAATTATTAAATCTTCAAGTGATCCGGCAAGTGCTAAAGAGCAATTAATGCAAAGGACTTGGGATGCCTCAACTATCATAAATTTAGTAAAACTTGTTGATGATAGAGCGGTGATAGCCGATGATGGTAACTGTTATTTTACTGAAACACAGACCAAAGCTATTCTTGAAATGCGGTTACAACGTTTAACTGCTATGGAGAAGAATAAATTAGAAAATGATCTAGCAGAAATTGCTGAGGAAATTACAGGCTATACTGCTATTTTATCATCACGTGAGAGACTTCTAGAAATTTTAAAAAACGAGTTAATTAGAATTAAAGATGAATTCGCTACACCACGTCTTACTAGTATTGAATTTGGTGACTTCGATCAGGATATAGAGGATCTTATCCAAAGAGAAGAAATGGTTGTGACCGTAACATTAGGCGGTTATATTAAACGCGTACCTCTTGCTACCTATAGAGCACAGAACCGGGGAGGGAAGGGCAGGTCAGGGCTGTCAATGAGAGACGAGGATATTACTACTCAAATATTTGTTGGTAGTACTCACACACCAATGTTGTTTTTCTCAAATATTGGTCAAGTATATAGCTTAAAATTATACAAATTACCGCTCGGTAATCCTCAGAGTAAGGGCAGACCAATAGTCAATATTTTACCTTTAAAAAAAGGAGAGCATATCAATAATATTATGCCATTACCTGAGAATCAGGATGAGTGGGATAGTTTGAATATTATTTTTGCTACAAGCCAAGGTAATATCAGGAGAAATGATTTATCAGACTTTAAACGTATTCAATCAAATGGTAAAATTGCTATTAGGCTTGATGATAATGACCTTTTAATAGATGTTAAAGTTTGTAAAGATGAAGATCATGTGTTACTGGCAACAAAATCTGGTAAAGCTATAAGATTTCCTGCTAGTTCAGTTAGGGTATTTAAAAGCCGCACTTCTGATGGGGTAAGAGGGATGAGACTTGCTTCAGGCGACTATGTTATCTCTATGACCATATTAAAAGGCATCTCCTGCACTATGGATGAAAGAGAAACTTACCGATCAATTCCTCTAGAGGAAAGATTGTTAATAGCTGATGGTAAAGAATTTACTCCGGAAGAATATGGGGTAAATTTAACTAAAGAACAGATTTTGGAAATGGCACTGTCTGAAGAATTTATCCTCACTGTTACGGAAAATGGTTTTGGCAAAAGAAGTTCGGCATATGAGTATAGGATTACTAATCGTGGTGGGAGTGGTGTTGTTAATATGGATGTGTCTAATAAAACAGGCTTGGTTGTTGGCGTAATGCCGGTTAATATGTCCGATGAGTTGATGCTAATTACTAATAACGGCAAACTAATTAGATGTAAACTTGAATCGGTACGTATCACTGGACGTAATACTAGCGGGGTAATATTATTTAAAACCGAGCAAGAAGAAAAAGTAGTTTCTGTTGCGTTGATTGCTGAAAGTCCTGAAACAGAAGAAGAGAATATGCAAGATGATAGTGACGATGGGGAAGTATTGCCTGAATAG
- a CDS encoding palindromic element RPE1 domain-containing protein, translating to MGKYCLNRPLAKLAYAEEFVGDKERRTAAYLSVREEQSTGITHKLPAEVEFCRRSNEVI from the coding sequence ATGGGGAAGTATTGCCTGAATAGACCTCTTGCAAAACTCGCTTATGCTGAGGAATTTGTAGGAGACAAGGAACGGAGAACCGCAGCATACTTAAGTGTACGTGAGGAGCAGAGTACCGGTATCACGCACAAATTACCAGCAGAAGTAGAGTTTTGCAGGAGGTCTAATGAAGTTATCTGA
- the queA gene encoding tRNA preQ1(34) S-adenosylmethionine ribosyltransferase-isomerase QueA, whose protein sequence is MKLSDFDFTLPSELIAQNPAKKRDESNLLVAAPNNHLVQTKFHDIIDYLCPGNLMVFNDTKVINTKLLLNKAGKKIELYLNKAISDNYWHGFAKPSKRLAIEDQFEFAGNKIIISKKLGMGQVEVAFALDNISIFEFLEKYGEIPLPPYIKRGERLPKDANLEDDIGNSEEFDYNRYQTVYSNNPGAVASPTAGLHFSEQLLALVKAKNIETAFITLHVGAGTFLPVKTEDIDQHQMHSEYYHIDKKTEDMINKAKKENRRIIAVGTTTLRALESNAIANNGQITNGGFETDIFIRPGFKFQIVDMLITNFHLPKSTLFMLVCAFAGYQEITNIYKYAIDQKMRFFSYGDATLLYQLHRREECVNLKRHCEKLL, encoded by the coding sequence ATGAAGTTATCTGATTTTGATTTTACCTTACCGAGTGAATTAATAGCCCAGAACCCAGCAAAAAAACGAGATGAGTCTAATTTATTGGTAGCTGCCCCAAATAATCACTTAGTGCAGACCAAGTTTCATGATATAATCGACTATCTATGCCCTGGTAATTTAATGGTATTTAATGACACTAAAGTTATTAACACCAAATTGCTACTGAATAAAGCTGGTAAAAAGATCGAATTATACCTAAACAAGGCAATAAGTGATAATTATTGGCATGGTTTTGCCAAACCATCAAAAAGACTTGCCATTGAAGATCAGTTTGAGTTTGCTGGTAATAAGATTATTATAAGTAAAAAGCTTGGAATGGGACAAGTTGAGGTGGCTTTTGCTCTAGATAATATCTCAATTTTTGAGTTTTTAGAGAAATATGGTGAAATTCCGCTACCTCCTTATATAAAAAGGGGAGAAAGGTTACCAAAGGACGCTAATCTAGAGGATGATATAGGCAATTCAGAAGAATTTGACTATAATAGATATCAAACAGTTTATAGCAATAACCCTGGAGCAGTAGCCTCCCCAACTGCAGGGCTACATTTCTCCGAACAGTTGTTGGCATTAGTTAAAGCAAAAAATATTGAAACTGCCTTTATTACCTTGCATGTTGGGGCAGGGACGTTCCTACCAGTTAAAACTGAAGATATTGATCAACATCAAATGCATTCAGAGTATTATCATATAGATAAAAAAACTGAAGATATGATTAATAAGGCAAAAAAAGAAAATAGACGAATAATAGCCGTCGGCACTACCACCTTACGAGCATTAGAAAGTAACGCCATAGCAAATAATGGGCAAATAACAAATGGTGGATTTGAAACAGACATTTTTATTAGACCAGGATTTAAATTTCAAATTGTCGATATGTTAATTACCAATTTTCATTTGCCAAAATCTACATTATTCATGTTAGTTTGTGCATTTGCTGGCTATCAGGAAATAACTAATATCTACAAATATGCTATAGATCAAAAAATGCGGTTTTTTAGTTATGGTGATGCAACGCTTCTTTATCAGCTACACCGTCGCGAGGAGTGCGTAAACCTCAAACGTCATTGCGAGAAGCTACTTTAG
- the rsmD gene encoding 16S rRNA (guanine(966)-N(2))-methyltransferase RsmD, translated as MIRIIAGKHKNRIIPTLKNSNYRPSTGKIREAIFSILTSGEFSDGRLFTKDSKVLDLFAGTGSLAFESCSRGAGDITVIDINADYLRAAKAFASKIGEMDKMTFLNINATALPKCKNSFDLIFIDPPYYQNLVSKAVNALKKGQWLKDGTIIVVEFAKNEHLTDDSLETIKEKIYGDSKLLILRS; from the coding sequence ATGATACGAATTATCGCCGGCAAACATAAAAACCGGATAATACCCACCTTAAAAAACTCTAATTATCGTCCTTCTACTGGCAAAATTCGAGAAGCGATTTTTAGTATATTAACTTCAGGAGAATTTAGTGATGGTAGGTTATTTACCAAGGATTCTAAGGTTCTCGATTTATTTGCCGGCACTGGTAGCTTAGCTTTTGAGAGCTGTTCTAGAGGAGCAGGGGATATTACAGTAATTGATATAAATGCTGATTATTTGCGGGCAGCAAAAGCATTTGCTAGTAAAATAGGTGAAATGGATAAAATGACTTTCCTAAATATCAATGCTACAGCTTTGCCAAAATGTAAAAACAGCTTTGATCTAATTTTTATTGATCCACCATACTATCAAAATCTTGTATCAAAGGCAGTAAATGCTTTGAAAAAAGGTCAATGGTTAAAAGATGGAACAATTATTGTCGTTGAATTTGCTAAAAATGAGCATCTTACAGATGATTCTTTAGAAACGATTAAAGAAAAAATATATGGTGATAGTAAATTGCTTATTTTACGCTCCTAG
- a CDS encoding pseudouridine synthase, translating into MKQDSTQRLAKAISNAGICSRRDAELLIKNSQVMVNGVIIDSPATLVDNTSIIEVSGKVIDQQQTPRLWTYYKPVGLITSHKDNYGRETVFENLVLQNMPRVISIGRLDLNSEGLLLLTNNGDLARKFELPSSKLERVYKVRAHGNPSLLLKNYKNIEIDQIRYDPKLIKLIKSGKTNCWFEVILTEGKNREIRKIFEYFGLSVNRLIRISYGGFILGDLQPNQYKEMPFEKFKKFL; encoded by the coding sequence TTGAAACAGGATAGTACACAAAGGCTAGCAAAAGCGATTAGTAATGCAGGGATATGTTCAAGGCGTGATGCAGAGCTGCTTATCAAAAATAGTCAAGTAATGGTAAATGGGGTGATTATCGATTCGCCTGCCACCTTGGTTGATAATACTAGCATTATTGAAGTATCAGGAAAAGTAATAGATCAACAACAAACTCCGCGTTTATGGACATATTACAAACCTGTTGGCTTAATTACCTCACATAAAGATAATTATGGTAGAGAAACTGTCTTTGAAAATCTGGTATTACAGAATATGCCTAGGGTAATTTCAATAGGGCGACTAGACCTCAATAGTGAAGGGTTACTATTACTTACCAATAATGGTGACTTAGCAAGGAAGTTTGAGCTACCATCAAGCAAACTCGAACGTGTATATAAAGTCAGAGCCCATGGTAATCCAAGCCTGTTGCTTAAAAATTATAAAAATATAGAGATTGATCAAATACGTTATGATCCTAAATTAATTAAATTAATAAAATCAGGAAAAACTAATTGTTGGTTTGAAGTAATTTTGACTGAAGGCAAAAATCGTGAAATTAGGAAGATATTTGAATATTTTGGTCTAAGTGTTAACCGGTTAATTAGAATTAGTTATGGGGGGTTTATATTAGGTGATTTGCAACCAAATCAGTATAAAGAAATGCCATTTGAGAAATTTAAGAAATTTTTATGA
- a CDS encoding DUF1189 family protein yields the protein MTTKLLSVFSWFSTLLHQLWLSISSVNFYQDVYKSYKGYGIKYIFAVSFISSLIYCIVIFNYLLVLTDYFTENRLTKGTITIEHILKQLPEIYYDGNKILVDQDEPIYLLDENGNKLAVIDSKNQLSYSDKIKIPILFGSNNITLTTVEITDKKKSMFSIGYSKLFTPDQKILTEEVIKKHFAKTLIQAPKIFIYILMPIIIVFRFATILFEKSFIIILVYLLTNYFGPKSSWQTCIRITLFSSGIAILLQPMMVIFLPEFSSIIFFIQMFTSLLLLLAMLRIRNK from the coding sequence ATGACAACAAAACTATTATCCGTTTTCTCATGGTTTAGCACTTTATTGCATCAATTATGGTTATCAATTAGTTCAGTAAATTTCTACCAAGATGTTTATAAGTCATATAAAGGATACGGGATTAAGTATATATTTGCTGTGTCTTTTATATCATCATTAATCTATTGTATTGTTATATTTAATTACTTGTTAGTCCTCACCGATTACTTTACTGAGAATCGTTTAACAAAAGGCACTATAACTATTGAACATATATTAAAACAATTACCGGAAATCTATTATGATGGTAATAAAATTTTAGTTGATCAGGATGAACCTATATATTTACTTGATGAGAATGGTAATAAGCTTGCGGTTATAGACTCAAAAAATCAATTATCTTATAGTGATAAAATTAAAATTCCTATCCTGTTTGGTAGTAACAATATAACCCTTACTACAGTAGAAATAACCGATAAAAAAAAGAGCATGTTCAGTATAGGATATTCTAAATTATTTACTCCTGATCAAAAGATTCTCACTGAAGAAGTCATTAAAAAGCATTTTGCCAAAACCCTAATACAAGCACCAAAGATATTTATTTACATTTTAATGCCGATAATAATAGTTTTTCGTTTTGCAACAATTTTATTTGAAAAAAGCTTTATTATCATCTTAGTATATTTGTTAACTAACTATTTTGGTCCTAAATCCTCTTGGCAAACCTGTATCAGGATAACCTTATTTTCAAGTGGCATAGCAATTTTATTACAACCTATGATGGTTATATTTTTGCCAGAATTTAGTAGTATTATATTTTTTATACAGATGTTCACCAGTTTGTTACTGCTTTTAGCAATGTTGAGGATACGAAACAAATAG
- the tkt gene encoding transketolase, which produces MKFNKIPKYSEEYSKLSNCIRVLASDSIEYAQSGHPGMVLGMADVMTMLVFNFLKFNPNDPTWFDRDRLVLSAGHGSMLLYSFYYLTNYKNFHLEDLKQFRKLHSKTPGHPEYGAYEAIEATTGPLGQGFGTSVGMAIAQKKYQQKLGKELSAHKIYCIIGDGCLMEGISYEAASLAGHLCLNNLIVLFDDNKISIDGSTNLTVSENHLLKFAAMGWNTESIDGHDFEQINASLIKAQNSDKPYLIACRTLIGKGSINKVNSNAAHGCPLGKDEVKLLKENLGFNDQAFTIPKELQEIWGTAWLRNQASYTNWQEKFADITQEQKAYCNKADIDCSFLDNILIPEKAEATRCSSGRVIEYLSKLSDKIIFGSADLSLSNNIKNTASNIINKDDFTGNYIHYGVRENVMGAIMNGLALSGFLPVGATFLVFSDYMKPTMRLSSIMQQQVIYIMTHDSIGVGEDGPTHQPIEHLASFRSLPNMMVLRPADYLETVESWRIALANKEGPSVLALTRQSVSQIVSRNISQNLCSKGGYILSGNNQETVDVAIFATGSELSIALEVKDILSKNGFSTNVISMLCFELFFKQQPSYIQNILSNAKLKVAIEAASSFGWHRIIGENGMFFGMEQFGLSAPSNDLYSYFGLTSSNISEKIMARIQKN; this is translated from the coding sequence ATGAAGTTTAATAAAATACCAAAATATTCAGAAGAATATTCTAAATTAAGTAATTGTATTAGAGTTTTAGCAAGTGATAGTATAGAATATGCTCAATCAGGGCATCCAGGTATGGTTCTTGGTATGGCAGATGTTATGACCATGCTAGTATTTAATTTTCTAAAATTCAATCCTAATGATCCAACTTGGTTTGACCGTGATCGCCTGGTGCTATCAGCTGGGCACGGTTCTATGTTGCTTTATAGTTTTTATTATTTAACAAATTATAAAAATTTTCACCTAGAAGATTTGAAACAATTTCGGAAATTACATTCCAAAACTCCTGGACATCCAGAATATGGGGCGTATGAAGCTATTGAGGCTACTACAGGGCCTTTAGGTCAGGGGTTTGGTACTTCAGTTGGGATGGCGATTGCCCAAAAAAAATATCAACAAAAATTGGGCAAAGAGCTTAGTGCACACAAAATTTATTGTATAATTGGAGATGGATGCCTAATGGAAGGTATAAGCTATGAAGCTGCTTCTTTAGCTGGGCATTTATGCCTAAATAACTTAATAGTTTTATTTGATGATAATAAAATTTCCATCGACGGCTCTACCAACCTTACTGTATCTGAAAACCATCTGCTGAAATTTGCCGCCATGGGCTGGAATACCGAATCTATTGATGGGCATGATTTTGAGCAAATTAATGCCAGCCTAATTAAGGCACAAAATTCTGATAAACCATACTTGATTGCCTGCCGTACTTTAATTGGCAAAGGCTCTATTAACAAGGTGAATTCAAATGCCGCCCATGGCTGCCCGCTCGGCAAAGATGAGGTTAAACTTCTTAAAGAAAATTTAGGTTTTAATGATCAGGCGTTTACTATACCAAAGGAATTACAAGAGATATGGGGTACAGCTTGGTTAAGAAATCAAGCGAGTTATACTAATTGGCAAGAGAAGTTTGCTGATATAACTCAAGAGCAAAAAGCCTATTGCAATAAAGCTGATATAGATTGCTCTTTTCTTGATAATATCCTTATTCCAGAAAAAGCTGAAGCAACCCGTTGTTCATCTGGTAGAGTTATAGAATATCTAAGCAAACTATCAGATAAAATTATTTTTGGCTCAGCTGATTTATCATTATCCAACAATATCAAAAATACTGCTAGTAACATAATTAATAAAGATGATTTTACTGGCAATTACATCCATTATGGGGTTCGTGAGAATGTTATGGGGGCTATCATGAACGGACTCGCATTATCAGGCTTCTTACCCGTAGGGGCTACTTTCCTAGTATTTTCTGATTATATGAAACCAACTATGCGGCTTTCTTCTATTATGCAGCAGCAAGTGATCTACATCATGACCCATGATTCAATTGGGGTAGGAGAAGATGGCCCTACTCACCAACCAATAGAGCATCTAGCATCCTTTCGAAGCTTACCAAATATGATGGTATTACGCCCGGCAGACTATCTTGAAACAGTTGAATCTTGGCGAATTGCTTTAGCTAATAAAGAGGGTCCTTCTGTTCTTGCTTTAACCAGACAGTCAGTATCTCAAATAGTTAGCCGAAATATTTCGCAAAATTTATGCTCTAAAGGTGGGTATATACTGTCAGGGAATAATCAAGAAACAGTAGATGTTGCTATCTTCGCCACCGGCTCTGAATTGTCAATAGCATTAGAGGTAAAAGATATACTAAGCAAAAATGGCTTTAGTACCAATGTGATTTCAATGTTATGTTTTGAGTTGTTTTTTAAACAGCAGCCTAGCTATATCCAAAATATCCTGTCCAATGCCAAATTAAAAGTTGCTATAGAAGCTGCAAGTAGTTTTGGCTGGCATCGAATCATTGGAGAGAACGGAATGTTCTTCGGAATGGAACAATTTGGACTCTCCGCTCCCTCTAATGATTTATACTCATATTTCGGTCTTACTTCATCAAATATTTCCGAAAAGATTATGGCAAGAATCCAGAAAAATTAG